The DNA sequence CGGTCGCCACGAAGTCTTCGACGTGCTGAAACGACCACTGCGAATACGGGTCGGCCAGCCAGTTGTCCAGGGAGATCCCGGCCGGGCGGTGACCGGGCGCGACGTCGCTCACGCTCGCGCGACGAGCCGGGAGACGATCGGCGTGGCTGGTGTCAGGGGCGTTGAGACAAATTTCGCCCGCATGCCCTTGACCCAGCGCTGGCAGCGTTCGGTCAGTCGATAATCGGTGGTCTGCAGGTGTCCGCGGGTGACGAGTACGCCGAGTTGGGCGCCTTCGGATCGCAAGTCGCCGGGCGCCGCGACGCGCATGTAGAACGCCTCGGACCCGTCGAGCAAGGTGGCCCAGTCGTTGGCGGACCGCGCAAAGGACACCCGACCGTCGTCGTCGATGCGCCACACCCCGGTGCGCGGCGTCGCGGTGAAAAGCTCGACATCCGGCGAGGTCTCGTTGATGATCACCTGACCCCAGACCTCGTCCTCGCCATAGCCGCGCTCCCAGCGCGCGTTGATCTCGTCGACGTCGAGCTCATACTCCACGTCCATGTACTCGAGCAGATGGAAGAGGAACAGCGGCATGTCGGCGTAGGCCTCGGTGGTCAGGTTCGTCATCGGGCTGGCGCCGGACAGGCGCGGGTTGACCTCGCCGAGGTAGAGCTCGTCGGAGTCCAAGTCGTGCAGCAGGTCCACCTCGAAATAGCCGCGATAGCCCTCCCGGCTCAGGATGACGCCCAGCTTTCGCACCATTTCTCGCGCGGCGTGCGTCTGCTCTGGTGGAAGCACTTCGCGCCAGATGTCGTTGCCGCACCAGGCGCCGGGATTCGGCGTCAGCTCTGAATAACCGACGAGACTGGTCATCGCGGGGCCGATTACGGTGCCGTGGCGCGTCACCGCACCTTCGATGCACACCTCGACATTGCGGATCCGCTTCATGACTTTGAATTCCTGCTCCGCGGTCAGCTCATCGGCGTGCTGGTCCCAGTCGGCCTGACCGCGCACAAAGAACGTTCCGCTACCCGCGTTGCCATACGGGATGGAGATGACGAGGTCATCCCCCAATCCGGCGTCCCGCGCAAGCGTCAGCAGTTCTTCGTAGGAGCCAGCTCGACCCATCACGTGCGGCACACTCGGCACGCCCGCCGCGTCGGCCAGGCGCGTCATGATGGTCTTCGAGCCCAGTCGATTGCGCACCGCCACCGAGGGGTGCATGACCTCCAGACCGGCCTGCCGCGCGAGCGTTTGCGTTTCTTCTTCCATCATCACGAAGCAGGCTTTGCCACCGGGGCCCCGGCCCGCGATGAACTCGAGTGTCTCGGGATCGGACAAGAGGTGGTTGCAGACGTCCCCCATGGAGTCGAAGTCGATGCGGTCACGCCGCCGGGGTACGAACACCCGCGAATGCGTGCCCTCGAAGGAGTCGAAGTAGGTCAGGTAGAAGAAGTTTCGGATCCAACGGTCGATGCCCAGCAGGTTGAAGGGGGTCGGCGAGATGAAATACAGCGGCGTGGTGTTGGTGTGAAAGAACGCGCGTACGTCGGAGATGCCGTTCAGGCAGCGGCGCTGAGCTTCCATGCCCAAAAGTGTGCGCCTGCTCTAGCGCACGTGTCGAGGCCGACGCGGCCCGGTGTCAGCCGCGACGTTTGCGGCTCTTGCGCCGGATGCCGACCCCGCCCCACAGCGAGAAACCGCGCACCTTGACCGTCGGCGCACCGGGGGTACCGGCGCCCTCGACGTGCTGGTCGAAGCCGCCCATCACGCCGTAACCGTGGATGTCGACGTTGACCTCCGGCGGCAGCAGGATGGTCTGCCCGCCCATGATGGAGTAGGCGTTGATCTCGACGTCCGGCGAGGTGAAGTCCGCGTAGCGCAGATCGATGACGCCGCCGCCCCATAGCGAGAAGGTGGTCAGCCGCTTGGGCACGTTCCACCGCCCGCGCCGCTCGAAGGAACTCATGATCGCCAGCAGCAACGTGGAGGGGGCCGGTTTGCAGTCACCACCGCGGTGCGGGCACACCGAGGAGCCCGGCAGGTCGGCACGCAGGCCGTCGAGCTCGTCGTAGGTCTGCGCCGCGTAGGCCTTGGCGAGCCGGGCCTCGTACTCGCTCATCGGCAACTGTCCCTGCGCGACGGCGTCGCCGAGCACCTGCGCCAGCTGGATCCGGTCGGTGTCAGCGGCGCGCGACTCGGTGCCGTTGGAGTCGACGCCACGCCGGGTTGAGTTCCTCATCGGATACGTAGCCTACGACTAACCGCGTTTGCCGCAAGCTGGGTTGCCCAAAGTACTTACTCTGCCCAGCTGGGCGGGCGCTTCTGCAGGAAAGCCAGCATCCCTTCCCGTGCCTCGTCGGACACGAACATCCGTGCCGACGCGACACTGAGCGGCTCGGCGTCCCGGTCGAACCCGGCCAGCACCGCCGCGGTGGTCAGGGCCTTGGAAGCCGCCAGCCCCTGCGGGGACCCTAGGCGCAGGTTGGCCACCAGGTCCGCCACGGAGGTTTGGACATCCTCGGCCGCCAGGGTGATCAGCCCGATTGCCGCGGCTTCGGCTGCACCGAACTTCTCCCCGGTCAGGAAGTAGCGGGCCGCGGCCCTGGGCGACAGCTTCGGCAGCAGTGTCAGCGAGATGATCGACGGAGCCACCCCGATCCGGGCCTCGGTCAGGGCGAAGGTGCTGGCCGGCCCGGCGACCGCGAGGTCGCAGGCGCCGACCAGCCCCATGCCGCCGGCTCGCACGTGGCCGTTCACCGCCGCGATCACCGGCCGCGGTGACTCGACGATCGCCCGCAGCAGGGCTGCCATTTCACGGGCTCGATCGGCGGCCAGGTCTCCAGGACTGGCGTCTGGGCCGCCGGTGGCCTCGCTGAGGTCCGCGCCGGCACAGAACGTGCCGCCGGTGTGCCCGAGCACCACCACCCGCACGTTCGGGTCGGCCGCCGCGTCGCGCAGACCGGCGTGCAGCTGGGCGACCAACTTCGACGACAGCGCGTTGCGGTTGTGCGGGGAGTCCAGGGTCAGCCGGGCCGAGCCGTCGCCGGTGTCTTCCGGCCCGGCGTAGGAGACCAGCGTGTCCATCAGTACGACCTCAGTAGCTTCGAGGCAGGCCCAGCGAGGTCTGCGCGACGAAGTTGAGGATCATCTCCCGGCTCACCGGTGCGATCCGCGCCAGCCGGGACGAGGTGACCGCCGCGGCGATGCCGTACTCCTTGGTCAGGCCGTTGCCGCCGAGCGACTGCACCGCCTGGTCGACCGCCCGGGTGGATGCCTCGCCGGCGGCGTACTTGGCCATGTTGGCCGCCTCTGCGGCGCCGAAGTCATCGCCGGCGTCATAGAGCGTCGCCGCCTTCTGCATCATCAGCTTGGCCAACTGGATCTCGATGTGGTTGGCCGCCAGCGGATGCGACAGGCCCTGGTGCGCGCCGATCGGGGTCTTCCACACCTGGCGGGTGGTGACGTAGTCGACGGCCTTGCCGATCGCGAAGCGGCCCATGCCGACCGCGCTGGCCGCGCCCATGATGCGCTCCGGGTTCAGGCCCGCGAACAGCTGCGCGATGGCGGCATCCTCGGAGCCCACCAGCGCGTCGGCCGGCAGCCGGACGTCGTCGAGGAACACCTGGAACTGGCGCTCGGGGCTGACCAGCTCCATCTCGATCGGCGTCCAGCTCAAACCGGGGGTGTCGGTGGGCACCACGAACAGCGCCGGCCGCAGGTTGCCGGTCTTGGCGTCCTCGCTGCGACCCACCACCAACACTGCCTGCGCCTGGTCGACGCCGGAGATGAAGGTCTTCTGGCCCTTGAGGATCCAGTCGGACCCGTCGCGGCGCGCGGTGGTGGTGATCTTGTGCGAGTTCGATCCGGCGTCGGGCTCGGTGATGGCGAAGGCCATGGTCAGCGAGCCGTCGGCGATACCGGGGATCCACCGCTTCTTCTGCTCGTCGGTGCCGAACTTGGAGATGATGGTGCCGTTGATGGCCGGCGAGACGACCATCATCAGCAGCGCGCAGCCGTTCGCCGACATCTCTTCCATGACCAGCGACAGCTCGTACATGCCGGCGCCGCCGCCGCCGTACTCCTCCGGCAGGTTGACGCCGATGAAGCCGAGCTTGCCTGCCTCGTTCCACAGTTCGTCGGTGTGCTCGCCGGCGCGGGCCTTCTCCAGGTAGTAGTCCTGGCCGTAGTTGCGGGCCATCGCGGCGACCGACTCACGCAGTGCGCGCCGTTCGTCGCTTTCGATGAAGCTGGTGTCGCTCATTCGGAATCTCCTTCTGCTTCGGATGCTGTTTCGGATTGTTCGACACGGGCCAGCACGGCGCCGACCTCTACTTGGTCGCCCGGCTTGACGTCGAGTTGAGTGAGCACGCCGTCGGACGGCGCGCTGATGGTGTGTTCCATCTTCATGGCTTCCAGCCAGATCAGTGGCTGGCCGGCGCTCACCCGGTCACCGACGGCCGCACCCAGCCGGATCACGTTGCCCGGCATGGGCGCCAGCAGCGATCCCTGCGCGACCGCCGACTCCGGATCGGGGAAGCGGGGCAACGCCACCAGATGGACGGCTCCGGCGGGGGAGTCGATATAGACGTCCGACCCGTACCGCGCCACGGTGAACGTACGGGCGACGCCGGCCGGATCGGCCAGCACCACCTCGTCCGGAGTCGACGAAAGCAGGGTGGCATCGCCGCCGTTGACAATCAATCCCGTTCGGGTGAAGCGGTATTCGATCCGATGCTCGGTACCGGCGTCGTCGAGGTAGCCCTTGGACTGGAAACCCGAGGCCAGGTTGCGCCAACCGCCGGGAATGGAGCTGAACACTTGCGCGGTGGCCCGATTGTGTGCGGCGTCAGCCAAAGCGGCCGCGATCGCACTGGACTGCACTGTGGCGGAGTCGGCCAGTGGCGCCGACAGCTCCGCGAGTCCGTGGGTGTCGAAGAACGCCGTGTCGGTCGCGCCGTCCAGGAAGGCCGGATGACGCAGCACGTTGACCAGCAGGTCGCGGTTGGTGCGCAACCCGTGCAGCCAGGTGCGCGCCAGCGCGCCTGCAAGCACGGCCGCGGCCTGCCGGCGGGTCGGCGCGTAGCTGATCACTTTGGCCAGCATCGGGTCGTAGTAAATGGAAACGGTCGACCCGCCGACGATGCCGGAGTCCAGCCGGACGCCGGTGCGCCGGGACAGCGTCTCGAACTGAGTCGTTACGCCCGGAACGTCGAGGGCGTGCACCGGCCCGGCCTGCGGCTGCCACCCGTGGGCCGGATCTTCGGCGTAGAGGCGCACCTCGATCGAATGCCCGTGTGCGGCCGGCGGTTCGGCGTCCAGACGAGCCCCGTCGGCCACCGCGATCTGCAGTTCGACCAGGTCGACACCGGTGGTCTCCTCGGTGACCGGGTGCTCGACCTGCAGCCGGGTGTTCATCTCCAGGAAGTAGAACTCGCCGCGGGAGTCGGCCAAAAACTCCACGGTTCCCGCGCCGGTGTAGCCGATCGCGCTGGCCGCCAGCCGGGCGGCTTCGAACAGCTTGGCGCGCATCCCGGGGGTGCGTTCCACCAACGGCGAGGGTGCCTCTTCGATGACCTTCTGGTGGCGGCGCTGAATTGAGCATTCCCGTTCGCCGACCGCCCACACCGTGCCGTGCTGATCGGCCATCACCTGGACCTCGATGTGATGCCCGGTCGGCAGATAGCGCTCGCAGAACACCGTCGGGTCTCCGAACGCCGACGCGGCTTCCCGTTGGGCGGCCGCCACTTCGCCTGCCAAGGCTGACAATTCGTTGACCACCCGCATGCCGCGGCCGCCACCGCCGGCGGAGGCCTTCACCAGCACCGGCAGTTGGGCGGCCGTGACGGTCGCCGGGTCGAGTTCTTCGAGAACCGGCACGCCCGCGGCGGCCATCATCTTCTTCGACTCGATCTTGGAACCCATCGAGGTCACCGCGGCCACCGGCGGGCCGATCCACGTCAGCCCGGCGGCCTGCACGGCGGCGGCGAAGTCGGCGTTCTCGGAGAGGAATCCATAGCCGGGATGGATGGCGTCGGCGCCGGAGGCCTGGGCCGCGGCGATGATCGCCTCGGCGTCCAGGTAGCTGTTGGTCTCCGGCAGGCGCACTTTCGCGTCGGCTTCGGCGACGTGCGGCATGCCTGCGTCGGGATCGGTGTAGACCGCGACCGTGCCCAGGCCCAGGCGACGGCAGGTGGCGAAGACCCGTCGGGCGATCTCGCCGCGGTTGGCCACCAGAACAGTGCTGATCATTGACTCTGCCTTCTGCTCTTCGCGCAAGCGCTCATCGCGCTCACATCCGGAAGACGCCGAAGTTCGACGTCCCCTCGATCGGGCCACTGGCGATGGCGGACAAACACATTCCCAATACGGTGCGGGTGTCGCGCGGGTCGATCACGCCGTCGTCGTAGAGCATCCCCGACAGCACGAGCGGCAGCGACTCGGCTTCGATTTGGCCTTCGACCATGGCGCGCATGGCGGCGTCGGCCTGCTCGTCGACCTGTTGCCCGCGGGCCTCGGTGGCCGCCCGGTTGACGATAGACAGCACGCCCGCGAGCTGCGCCCCGCCCATCACCGAGGACTTGGCCGACGGCCAGGCAAACAGAAAACGGGGATCGTAGGCGCGTCCACACATGCCGTAGTGCCCGGCGCCGTAGGAGGCGCCCAGCAGCAGCGAGATGTGCGGCACCGTCGAATTGGATACGGCGTTGATCATCATCGAGCCGTGCTTGATCATGCCGCCCTCTTCGTAGTCCTTGCCCACCATGTATCCGGTGGTGTTGTGCAGGAACAACAGTGGGGTGTCAGACCGGTTGGCCAACTGGATGAACTGGGTGGCCTTCTGGGATTCCTCGCTGAACAAGACGCCCCGGGCGTTGGCCAAGATGCCGATCGGATATCCGTGCAGCCGTGCCCAACCGGTCACCAACGACGACCCGTACAGCGGCTTGAACTCATCGAAGTCGGAGCCGTCGACGATCCGTGCGATCACCTCTCGCGGGTCGAACGGGATGCGCAGGTCTGCGGGCACGATGCCGATCAGTTCCTCGGCGTCGTAGCGCGGTTCGACCACGGGAATAGGCTTCGGGCCCTGCTTGACCCAGTTCAGCCGGGCCACGATCCGTCGGCCGATGCGCAGTGCGTCAAGTTCGTCGTTGGCGAGGTAGTCGCCCAGTCCGGAAGTGCGCGAGTGCATCTCGGCACCGCCGAGTGACTCGTCGTCGGACTCCTCGCCGGTGGCCATCTTCACCAGCGGTGGCCCGGCCAGGAACACCTTGGAGCGTTCCTTGATCATCACCACGTGGTCGGACATGCCGGGTACATAGGCCCCGCCGGCGGTGGAGTTGCCGAATACCAGCGCGATGGTCGGGATGCCGGCGGCCGACAGTCGAGTCAGGTCGCGGAACATCTGGCCGCCGGGGATGAAGACTTCCTTCTGGGTGGGCAGGTCCGCCCCGCCGGATTCCACCAGCGAGATCACCGGAAGCCGGTTCTCCAAAGCGATCTTGTTGGCCCGCAGGATCTTGCGCAGCGTCCACGGGTTGGAGGTGCCGCCTTTGACCGTCGGGTCGTTGGCGACGATCATGCACTCCACGCCTTCGACCGCGCCGATCCCGGTGACCAGGCTGGCACCGACCTGGAAGGCGCTGCCCCAGGCAGCCAGCGGGCACAGCTCCAGGAACGGTGAGTCGGCGTCGATCAGCGCTTCGATGCGTTCCCGGGCGGTGAGCTTGCCGCGGGAATGGTGGCGGTCCACGTACTTGGGTCCGCCGCCGGCGAGTGCCTTGGCGTGCTCGGCATCGATCTCGGCGAGTTTGTCGGTCAGCGCCGATGCCGCGTCGGTGTAGGCCGGTGACGAAGGGTCCAGGGTCGATTTCAAGACCGTCATGATTGGTATCCCAGGGTCTTGGCGGCCAGTGAGGTCAGGATTTCGGTGGTTCCGCCGCCGATGCCGATGATGCGCATATCCCGATACTGGCGCTCCACCTCGGATTCGGCCATGTAGCCCATGCCGCCGAACAGCTGCACGGCTTGGTTGGCCACCCACTCACCGGCCTCCACCGCGGTGTTCTTGGCGAAACACACCTCGGGGATCAGGAAGGTCTCGCCGGCGAGTTGGCGCTCCACCACGTGGCGGGTGTAGACCCGGGCCACGTCGATGCGGCGGGCCATCTCGGCCAGGGTGTTCTGCACCGCCTGCCGCGAGATCAGCGGTCGGCCGAAGGTCTCCCGGTCCCGACACCACGTCAGGGTCAGATCCAGACAGCGCTGCGCGCTGGCGTAAGCCTGTGCGGCCAGCCCGACCCGCTCGGAGACGAAGGCCGCGGCGATCTGGGCGAAGCCGGTGTTCTCGACGCCGACCAGGTTCGCTGTCGGCACCCGGGCGTCGACGTAGGACAGTTCGGCGGTGTCCGAGGAGCGCCAGCCCATCTTCTCCAGCTTGCGGGTCACTTGAAGACCAGGTGAGCAGCCGGGGCCGTCTTTCTCGACCACCAGCAGCGATACCCCGGCCGCTCCCGGCCCGCCGGTGCGGACCGCGGTCACCACATAGTCGGCGCGCACCGCGGAGGTGATGAAGGTCTTGGAGCCGTTGACCACGTAGTGGTCGCCGTCAAGGCGGGCCGTGGTGCGCAGGTGTCCGACATCCGAGCCGCCGCCGGGCTCGGTGATGGCCAGTGAACCGATCTTCTCGCCGGCCAGCGTGGGGCGGACGAACTCCTCGATGAGTCTGGCGTCGCCGGAGGCGATCATGTGCGGCACCGCGATACCGCAGGTGAACAGGGAGGCGAATACGCCGCCCGGCGCCCCGGCCTGGTGCATCTCCTCGCAGACGACCACCGCGTCGGCGCCGTCGCCGCCACTGCCGCCAACCTCCTCGGGGAAGCCCGCGCCCAGCAAGCCGACCTCGGCGGCCTTGCGGTGCAGTTCGCGCGGCAGCTCGCCGGAGCGTTCCCACTCGTCGACGTGCGGCAGAATTTCGCGTTCGACGAAACCGCGCACGGTCTTGCGCAGCGCCTCGCGTTCGGGGGTGGTCCAGATACTCACGGGGTCCCTTCTGGTAGGAGTCGTTCGGGTATCTCGAGATGACGGCTGCGCAGCCATTCGCCCAGCCCCTTGGCCTGCGGGTCGAATCGGGCTTGGTAGGCCACTCCCTGCCCGAGGATGCCCTCGATCACGAAGTTCACGGCGCGCAACTTCGGCAGCAGGTGACGGGTGACGGGCAACTCGGCGGTTTCCGGAAGCAGCTTCCGCAACATCTCAGTGGTCAGCGTGTGGGCCAGCCAGCGCCACTGCTCTTCGGTGCGCACCCAGACCCCGACATTGGCCGAGCCGCCCTTGTCGCCACTGCGGGCGCCCGCGATCAAGCCCAGCGGCACTCGCCGGGTGGGACCGGCCGGGAGCGGTTCAGGCAGCTTGGGCTCGGGAGCCGGGGCCAGTTCCAGGGTCTCGGCCGCCGCAGTGATATCCACCCGGGTGCCGTCGGCGTGCACGGCGACGTGCGGCACCTGGGTGGCATCGACATAGCCGGGGGTGAAGACCCCGTAGACCTGACCGTCTCCGGGCGGGGCGGTGACGCAGAACCCGGGGTAGCTGGCCAGGGCGAGCTCGATGCCGGCCGCGGAGAACTTGCGGCCCACATTGGCCGGGTCGGGGTCGCGCACCACACAGTGCAGCAGGGCGCTGGCGGTTTCCTCGGTGTCGGCGTCCGGGCGGTCGGTGCGCGCCAGCGTCCACTCCAGCTCGGCTGGCCGCACAGTCATGGCCGCCTCGAGCTGGGTGCGCAGCAGCGCGGCCTTGGCCTCGATGTCCAGGCCGGTCAGCACGAACGTGGTGGAGTTGCGGAACCCGCCGATCGAGTTCAGCGACACCTTGTAGGTGGGTGGCGGCGCCTCGCCGGTGACGCCGGAGATCCGCACCCGGTCCGGGCCGCCCGTCTTGTCCAAGGCCAGCTCGATGCTGTCCATTCGTGCGGTGACGTCGGGGTTGGCGTAGCGCGCGCCGGTCACTTCATAGAGCAGCTGCGCGGTCACGGTGTCGACACTGACCAGCCCGCCGGTGCCGGAATGCTTGGTGATCACCGACGACCCGTCGGCGTGGATCTCGGCGAGCGGGAACCCGGGGTGCAACATCTGCTCGGTGGGAATCTCGGTAAAGAAGGAGAAATTGCCGCCGCTGGCCTGGATGCCGCACTCGATGACGTGGCCGGCCACCACCGCGCCGGCGAGCTGGTCGTAGTCCGTGCGGCTCCAGCCGAAGTGCGCGGCCGCGGGCCCGACGATCACCGATGCGTCGGTGACCCGGCCGGTGATCACCACGTCGGCGCCACCGGACAGGCACTCGACGATGCCCCAGGCGCCCAGGTACGCGTTCGCTGTCAGAGGGCTGCCCAGCCCGAGCTCGCCGGCCCGGGGCAGCAGGTCGTCGCCTTCGACGTGCGCCACCCGGGCCGGGATGCCGAGTCGCTGCGCCAGCTCGCGCACCGCGTCGGCCAGGCCCGCCGGATTGAGCCCGCCGGCATTGGCCACGATGCGAACGCCCTGGTCGAGGGCCAATCCGAGGCACTGTTCGAGCTGAGTCAGGAAGGTCTTGGCATAGCCGCGCTCCGGGTTCTTCATCCGGTCGCGGCCCAGGATCAGCATGGTGAGCTCGGCCAGGTAGTCGCCGGTGAGATAGTCCAGCTCGCCACCGGTGAGCATCTCGTGCATTGCGGCGTGGCGGTCGCCGTAGAACCCCGAGCAGTTGCCGATCCGAACGGCTGCTGTCATCCCCAAATCCCATCCCTCAACCAACCGGTAGGTTAGCCGGTACCGCCGGTGCCGCGTCAAGGCGCATCGTCACCGATCGAAGCTATTTTGGAGCCGACGCTGGTCACCGGCTATCCTTTCGGATAGTCCCGCCGCTGGTATCGAAGCGGCACTATGCCAACAACAGGAGAGGCTCGACCATGGCCGTGCCGAAACGCAGGATGTCGCGTGCGAACACTCGTAGTCGCCGCGCGCAGTGGAAGGCTGAGGCAACCGGCCTGGTCAACGTGACGGTCGCCGGTCGCGCGCACAAGGTGCCGCGTCGCCTCCTCAAAGCCGCACG is a window from the Mycobacterium sp. SVM_VP21 genome containing:
- the rpmF gene encoding 50S ribosomal protein L32 translates to MAVPKRRMSRANTRSRRAQWKAEATGLVNVTVAGRAHKVPRRLLKAARLGLVDLDRR
- a CDS encoding acyl-CoA carboxylase subunit beta — encoded protein: MTVLKSTLDPSSPAYTDAASALTDKLAEIDAEHAKALAGGGPKYVDRHHSRGKLTARERIEALIDADSPFLELCPLAAWGSAFQVGASLVTGIGAVEGVECMIVANDPTVKGGTSNPWTLRKILRANKIALENRLPVISLVESGGADLPTQKEVFIPGGQMFRDLTRLSAAGIPTIALVFGNSTAGGAYVPGMSDHVVMIKERSKVFLAGPPLVKMATGEESDDESLGGAEMHSRTSGLGDYLANDELDALRIGRRIVARLNWVKQGPKPIPVVEPRYDAEELIGIVPADLRIPFDPREVIARIVDGSDFDEFKPLYGSSLVTGWARLHGYPIGILANARGVLFSEESQKATQFIQLANRSDTPLLFLHNTTGYMVGKDYEEGGMIKHGSMMINAVSNSTVPHISLLLGASYGAGHYGMCGRAYDPRFLFAWPSAKSSVMGGAQLAGVLSIVNRAATEARGQQVDEQADAAMRAMVEGQIEAESLPLVLSGMLYDDGVIDPRDTRTVLGMCLSAIASGPIEGTSNFGVFRM
- a CDS encoding DUF1446 domain-containing protein, whose amino-acid sequence is MTAAVRIGNCSGFYGDRHAAMHEMLTGGELDYLTGDYLAELTMLILGRDRMKNPERGYAKTFLTQLEQCLGLALDQGVRIVANAGGLNPAGLADAVRELAQRLGIPARVAHVEGDDLLPRAGELGLGSPLTANAYLGAWGIVECLSGGADVVITGRVTDASVIVGPAAAHFGWSRTDYDQLAGAVVAGHVIECGIQASGGNFSFFTEIPTEQMLHPGFPLAEIHADGSSVITKHSGTGGLVSVDTVTAQLLYEVTGARYANPDVTARMDSIELALDKTGGPDRVRISGVTGEAPPPTYKVSLNSIGGFRNSTTFVLTGLDIEAKAALLRTQLEAAMTVRPAELEWTLARTDRPDADTEETASALLHCVVRDPDPANVGRKFSAAGIELALASYPGFCVTAPPGDGQVYGVFTPGYVDATQVPHVAVHADGTRVDITAAAETLELAPAPEPKLPEPLPAGPTRRVPLGLIAGARSGDKGGSANVGVWVRTEEQWRWLAHTLTTEMLRKLLPETAELPVTRHLLPKLRAVNFVIEGILGQGVAYQARFDPQAKGLGEWLRSRHLEIPERLLPEGTP
- a CDS encoding acyl-CoA dehydrogenase family protein, with the translated sequence MSIWTTPEREALRKTVRGFVEREILPHVDEWERSGELPRELHRKAAEVGLLGAGFPEEVGGSGGDGADAVVVCEEMHQAGAPGGVFASLFTCGIAVPHMIASGDARLIEEFVRPTLAGEKIGSLAITEPGGGSDVGHLRTTARLDGDHYVVNGSKTFITSAVRADYVVTAVRTGGPGAAGVSLLVVEKDGPGCSPGLQVTRKLEKMGWRSSDTAELSYVDARVPTANLVGVENTGFAQIAAAFVSERVGLAAQAYASAQRCLDLTLTWCRDRETFGRPLISRQAVQNTLAEMARRIDVARVYTRHVVERQLAGETFLIPEVCFAKNTAVEAGEWVANQAVQLFGGMGYMAESEVERQYRDMRIIGIGGGTTEILTSLAAKTLGYQS
- a CDS encoding biotin/lipoyl-binding protein, with product MISTVLVANRGEIARRVFATCRRLGLGTVAVYTDPDAGMPHVAEADAKVRLPETNSYLDAEAIIAAAQASGADAIHPGYGFLSENADFAAAVQAAGLTWIGPPVAAVTSMGSKIESKKMMAAAGVPVLEELDPATVTAAQLPVLVKASAGGGGRGMRVVNELSALAGEVAAAQREAASAFGDPTVFCERYLPTGHHIEVQVMADQHGTVWAVGERECSIQRRHQKVIEEAPSPLVERTPGMRAKLFEAARLAASAIGYTGAGTVEFLADSRGEFYFLEMNTRLQVEHPVTEETTGVDLVELQIAVADGARLDAEPPAAHGHSIEVRLYAEDPAHGWQPQAGPVHALDVPGVTTQFETLSRRTGVRLDSGIVGGSTVSIYYDPMLAKVISYAPTRRQAAAVLAGALARTWLHGLRTNRDLLVNVLRHPAFLDGATDTAFFDTHGLAELSAPLADSATVQSSAIAAALADAAHNRATAQVFSSIPGGWRNLASGFQSKGYLDDAGTEHRIEYRFTRTGLIVNGGDATLLSSTPDEVVLADPAGVARTFTVARYGSDVYIDSPAGAVHLVALPRFPDPESAVAQGSLLAPMPGNVIRLGAAVGDRVSAGQPLIWLEAMKMEHTISAPSDGVLTQLDVKPGDQVEVGAVLARVEQSETASEAEGDSE
- a CDS encoding biotin carboxylase; protein product: MEAQRRCLNGISDVRAFFHTNTTPLYFISPTPFNLLGIDRWIRNFFYLTYFDSFEGTHSRVFVPRRRDRIDFDSMGDVCNHLLSDPETLEFIAGRGPGGKACFVMMEEETQTLARQAGLEVMHPSVAVRNRLGSKTIMTRLADAAGVPSVPHVMGRAGSYEELLTLARDAGLGDDLVISIPYGNAGSGTFFVRGQADWDQHADELTAEQEFKVMKRIRNVEVCIEGAVTRHGTVIGPAMTSLVGYSELTPNPGAWCGNDIWREVLPPEQTHAAREMVRKLGVILSREGYRGYFEVDLLHDLDSDELYLGEVNPRLSGASPMTNLTTEAYADMPLFLFHLLEYMDVEYELDVDEINARWERGYGEDEVWGQVIINETSPDVELFTATPRTGVWRIDDDGRVSFARSANDWATLLDGSEAFYMRVAAPGDLRSEGAQLGVLVTRGHLQTTDYRLTERCQRWVKGMRAKFVSTPLTPATPIVSRLVARA
- a CDS encoding acyl-CoA dehydrogenase, with amino-acid sequence MSDTSFIESDERRALRESVAAMARNYGQDYYLEKARAGEHTDELWNEAGKLGFIGVNLPEEYGGGGAGMYELSLVMEEMSANGCALLMMVVSPAINGTIISKFGTDEQKKRWIPGIADGSLTMAFAITEPDAGSNSHKITTTARRDGSDWILKGQKTFISGVDQAQAVLVVGRSEDAKTGNLRPALFVVPTDTPGLSWTPIEMELVSPERQFQVFLDDVRLPADALVGSEDAAIAQLFAGLNPERIMGAASAVGMGRFAIGKAVDYVTTRQVWKTPIGAHQGLSHPLAANHIEIQLAKLMMQKAATLYDAGDDFGAAEAANMAKYAAGEASTRAVDQAVQSLGGNGLTKEYGIAAAVTSSRLARIAPVSREMILNFVAQTSLGLPRSY
- a CDS encoding enoyl-CoA hydratase family protein; amino-acid sequence: MDTLVSYAGPEDTGDGSARLTLDSPHNRNALSSKLVAQLHAGLRDAAADPNVRVVVLGHTGGTFCAGADLSEATGGPDASPGDLAADRAREMAALLRAIVESPRPVIAAVNGHVRAGGMGLVGACDLAVAGPASTFALTEARIGVAPSIISLTLLPKLSPRAAARYFLTGEKFGAAEAAAIGLITLAAEDVQTSVADLVANLRLGSPQGLAASKALTTAAVLAGFDRDAEPLSVASARMFVSDEAREGMLAFLQKRPPSWAE
- a CDS encoding DUF1707 domain-containing protein, translated to MRNSTRRGVDSNGTESRAADTDRIQLAQVLGDAVAQGQLPMSEYEARLAKAYAAQTYDELDGLRADLPGSSVCPHRGGDCKPAPSTLLLAIMSSFERRGRWNVPKRLTTFSLWGGGVIDLRYADFTSPDVEINAYSIMGGQTILLPPEVNVDIHGYGVMGGFDQHVEGAGTPGAPTVKVRGFSLWGGVGIRRKSRKRRG